The Chryseolinea soli genome contains a region encoding:
- a CDS encoding FISUMP domain-containing protein produces MAKGRIITLLISLLATGVYAQTDLLVDARDGKQYKTVKIGDQIWMAQNLAYANELDHRLDRHKKERILSYGDSLALGDKYGLYYTCEAAQKSCPAGWHLPTRYECEKLLNMFSSKKEAYFELQPEGHSGFNALMVGWFYVYDNERFGEFKSMNRSTMFWTAPAGKRISPALVFNFLHKATILEQKNSHGFPVRCVKDWAK; encoded by the coding sequence ATGGCAAAAGGAAGAATCATTACCTTGCTGATTTCCCTATTGGCAACGGGCGTCTATGCGCAAACCGATCTGCTGGTCGACGCCAGGGACGGAAAACAATACAAAACCGTAAAGATCGGAGACCAAATCTGGATGGCCCAAAACCTGGCCTATGCCAACGAGCTCGATCATAGGCTTGATCGCCACAAAAAAGAACGGATCTTATCTTACGGCGACTCCCTCGCCCTCGGCGACAAGTATGGCCTGTACTACACTTGTGAAGCCGCCCAAAAATCCTGCCCTGCCGGTTGGCACCTGCCCACCCGGTATGAATGTGAAAAACTGCTGAACATGTTCTCCTCTAAAAAAGAGGCTTATTTCGAGCTACAACCCGAGGGCCATTCTGGTTTTAATGCGCTTATGGTGGGATGGTTCTATGTTTACGACAACGAAAGATTTGGCGAATTTAAATCCATGAACCGGTCGACCATGTTTTGGACCGCGCCCGCCGGCAAAAGAATTTCGCCCGCGTTAGTGTTCAATTTTTTGCACAAGGCGACGATCTTGGAGCAGAAGAATAGTCATGGGTTTCCGGTGCGGTGTGTCAAGGATTGGGCGAAGTGA
- a CDS encoding DUF6934 family protein: MDLKSYESHLTSNHLCYTFTSKGPRGEIQKVVKFKLIHTQPIVVYNLAFGDANDSELGFDEDVISDNGDRVKVLQTVANIAILFCRRYPQVYVMAKGRSAARNRLYQMMISNRLAEIEDRCEIFGILGSAALAFRKNVNYEGFLVKEKRNKR; this comes from the coding sequence ATGGATTTAAAATCTTATGAATCACATCTGACCAGCAATCACTTGTGCTACACCTTCACCAGCAAGGGGCCACGCGGGGAAATTCAGAAGGTGGTTAAATTCAAGTTGATTCACACACAGCCGATTGTTGTATATAATTTGGCATTCGGCGATGCTAATGACAGTGAACTTGGGTTTGACGAGGACGTGATTTCGGATAATGGTGACCGGGTTAAAGTATTACAGACAGTGGCTAACATCGCTATTCTATTTTGCCGCCGGTATCCGCAAGTGTATGTTATGGCCAAGGGGAGGTCGGCGGCCCGGAACAGATTGTACCAAATGATGATCTCGAATCGACTAGCCGAAATCGAGGACCGCTGCGAAATTTTTGGTATCTTAGGATCAGCCGCCCTTGCATTTCGGAAGAATGTAAACTATGAAGGTTTCTTAGTCAAAGAAAAAAGGAACAAGCGATGA
- a CDS encoding DMP19 family protein, with the protein MRRLAIILAMGVLLNLFGCTGQAKKTADPTNEEPLNSVDDVQNGLVHKTLTPEILSKVKDDELEQVILYNIAARIADDGDELGIVKSLTPGQRAIYVTMIVEGEVDNGGFNQFYYNPSGQFADMMEDAFNIIEANQYADLVKQANTVYAGIKEDLEKYKDGTTESFSESYDNNPLNDLDDKFYALDEDGTLSKLRVKYIRSNIKEFVTD; encoded by the coding sequence ATGAGACGACTAGCAATTATACTCGCGATGGGAGTTTTGCTAAACCTATTCGGGTGCACCGGACAGGCAAAGAAAACAGCCGACCCAACAAATGAAGAGCCCCTCAATTCGGTTGATGACGTTCAAAATGGACTCGTCCATAAGACTTTGACACCGGAGATACTCTCAAAAGTTAAGGACGACGAATTAGAACAAGTGATCCTTTACAATATCGCCGCAAGAATAGCTGACGATGGCGACGAACTGGGAATCGTTAAATCGTTAACCCCCGGACAACGCGCGATCTACGTGACCATGATCGTGGAGGGAGAAGTAGATAACGGCGGATTCAATCAGTTCTACTATAATCCCAGCGGACAGTTTGCCGACATGATGGAGGACGCCTTCAACATCATTGAAGCCAATCAGTATGCCGACCTGGTGAAGCAGGCAAACACAGTTTATGCAGGAATAAAGGAGGACTTGGAGAAGTATAAGGACGGAACAACCGAGAGTTTCAGCGAATCGTATGATAACAATCCTTTAAACGACCTGGATGATAAATTTTATGCGTTAGACGAAGATGGGACCTTAAGCAAATTAAGGGTTAAATATATAAGGAGCAATATAAAGGAATTTGTGACGGACTAG
- a CDS encoding DUF1360 domain-containing protein, translating into MMNVDGIAFILCTLAVWRLTHLFSQEDGPFDLVLKFRKLFGHGFFGNLLDCFYCLSLWIAMPFAWWLCGEWISGLITWLALSGAASLLFKISEKNQKQEKI; encoded by the coding sequence ATGATGAATGTGGATGGCATAGCCTTCATACTCTGCACCCTGGCCGTGTGGCGCCTCACCCATTTGTTCTCACAAGAGGATGGGCCCTTCGACCTGGTGCTAAAATTCAGAAAGCTTTTCGGGCATGGTTTCTTCGGAAACCTGCTCGACTGCTTTTATTGTCTCAGTCTGTGGATCGCCATGCCGTTTGCCTGGTGGCTTTGCGGCGAATGGATCTCCGGACTGATAACCTGGCTGGCACTTTCGGGTGCCGCCAGTTTGTTATTTAAGATATCGGAGAAAAATCAGAAACAAGAAAAAATATGA
- a CDS encoding acetoacetate--CoA ligase, with product MKTPTPLWTPSQTAIDQANLTAFMRWLGSKKHMQVNNYSQLWEWSTTEPDQFWDHVWQYFDILHDGSYKTVTNGQPMPHTQWFEGTRLNYAEHIFRKATTKQPAIVFKGETGDVREVSWEELKGQVAALQHYLASRGVKAGDRVAAYMPCIPEASAAFLAASGLGATWSSCSPDFGTPAVIDRFAQIEPKVLIAVDHYRYGGKVFDKTTTIQELLQALPTVETVIVLAENNTAFIHPKVTIVHWEEVTRNKALPLIFQRVPFGHPLWVLYSSGTTGLPKAIVHSQGGILLEQLKYGTFHNDFRAGDRCFWYTTTGWMMWNYIHGSLLAGGVMVLYDGSPAFPDLNALWQFSEEVGIHHFGTSAGYLLANMKAGIAPARDFDLSQLRSISSTGSTLPPEGFTWVYKEVKPEIWLVSMSGGTDVCSAFVGGNPIWPVYAGEIQCRALGCALETFDENGEAIKDEVGEMVITQAMPSMPIYFWNDSAFKRYTESYFETFPGVWRHGDWARITPRQGVVIYGRSDATLNRGGVRIGTSEIYRAVDKVKEVKDSLIICLEKEGGQFWMPLFVVMQDGASLNDAIKTKINTTLRNDYSPRHVPDEIIAVPDIPYTLSGKKTETPVKKVLMGKAVKEVVNAGALKNPEAIAFFTRFVK from the coding sequence ATGAAGACCCCGACCCCACTCTGGACACCCTCTCAAACGGCTATCGACCAAGCCAACCTGACGGCCTTCATGCGCTGGCTGGGAAGCAAGAAGCACATGCAGGTGAACAACTACAGCCAACTGTGGGAATGGTCCACAACAGAGCCCGATCAATTCTGGGACCACGTGTGGCAATACTTCGACATCCTCCACGACGGCTCCTACAAGACCGTTACCAACGGCCAGCCTATGCCCCACACGCAGTGGTTTGAAGGCACGCGGTTGAACTATGCGGAACATATCTTTCGCAAGGCCACGACGAAGCAGCCGGCCATTGTGTTTAAAGGCGAAACGGGCGATGTGCGGGAAGTGTCGTGGGAAGAGTTGAAGGGACAGGTGGCGGCCTTGCAGCATTACCTGGCGAGCCGTGGGGTGAAGGCAGGCGATCGTGTGGCGGCCTATATGCCTTGCATCCCTGAAGCTTCGGCCGCTTTTCTGGCCGCGAGTGGATTGGGAGCTACCTGGTCCAGTTGCTCGCCCGACTTTGGCACACCGGCGGTGATCGACCGCTTTGCACAGATCGAACCCAAGGTGCTGATTGCCGTGGACCACTATCGCTACGGTGGTAAGGTGTTTGACAAGACCACAACCATACAAGAATTGCTGCAGGCATTGCCCACGGTGGAGACCGTGATCGTGCTGGCGGAAAATAACACCGCGTTCATCCATCCCAAAGTAACGATCGTGCATTGGGAAGAGGTGACGCGCAACAAGGCGTTGCCCCTTATCTTTCAACGGGTGCCTTTTGGCCATCCGTTGTGGGTGCTCTATTCTTCGGGGACCACTGGTTTGCCAAAAGCCATCGTACACTCGCAAGGCGGCATCCTCCTGGAACAATTGAAGTACGGTACGTTTCACAACGACTTCCGCGCGGGCGACCGCTGCTTCTGGTATACCACCACGGGCTGGATGATGTGGAATTACATTCACGGCAGCCTGCTGGCCGGGGGCGTGATGGTGCTTTATGACGGCAGCCCCGCATTCCCTGATTTGAACGCCTTGTGGCAGTTTTCGGAGGAGGTGGGCATTCATCACTTCGGCACAAGCGCGGGCTATCTATTGGCCAACATGAAAGCCGGCATTGCTCCCGCGCGTGACTTTGATCTCTCGCAGCTGCGCTCGATCAGTTCTACCGGAAGCACGTTGCCACCGGAAGGATTTACGTGGGTATATAAAGAAGTGAAACCGGAGATCTGGTTGGTGTCTATGAGCGGGGGCACGGATGTGTGCAGCGCTTTTGTAGGGGGCAACCCGATATGGCCGGTCTATGCCGGGGAGATTCAGTGCAGGGCCCTGGGTTGTGCGTTGGAAACTTTTGACGAGAACGGGGAAGCGATCAAGGACGAAGTTGGCGAAATGGTGATCACCCAAGCCATGCCTTCGATGCCGATCTATTTTTGGAACGACTCCGCCTTCAAGCGCTATACGGAAAGCTATTTCGAGACCTTCCCCGGCGTGTGGCGGCATGGTGACTGGGCGCGGATCACACCGCGCCAGGGTGTGGTGATCTATGGCCGGTCGGACGCCACCCTCAACCGCGGCGGCGTGCGCATTGGAACGAGCGAGATCTACCGGGCAGTCGACAAAGTGAAAGAAGTAAAGGACAGTCTGATCATTTGCCTGGAAAAAGAGGGCGGACAATTTTGGATGCCCTTGTTCGTGGTGATGCAAGACGGCGCGTCGTTGAACGATGCCATTAAGACAAAGATCAACACTACCTTGCGCAACGACTACAGCCCCCGGCATGTGCCGGATGAGATCATCGCTGTGCCGGACATTCCTTATACACTCAGCGGCAAGAAAACAGAGACCCCGGTGAAGAAGGTCTTGATGGGAAAGGCCGTGAAGGAGGTGGTGAATGCCGGTGCGCTGAAGAATCCGGAAGCCATCGCGTTTTTTACCAGGTTTGTGAAGTGA
- a CDS encoding SRPBCC family protein: MSNSVSLHRILKAEPEKVFRAFTQASAIASWLPPYGFLCTVHQMSAEKGGSFRMSFENFSTGHSHSFGGTYLEVKPGEFLKYTDKFDDPNLPGEMITSVSLRKTIAGTEIKIVQEGIPAVIPAEMCYLGWQESLEKLAKLVEPVIPDA, translated from the coding sequence ATGTCCAACAGTGTCTCCCTACATAGAATACTAAAAGCAGAACCAGAAAAAGTATTCCGCGCCTTTACACAAGCTTCGGCCATCGCGTCGTGGTTGCCTCCCTACGGCTTTCTTTGCACAGTCCACCAAATGAGTGCCGAGAAAGGCGGTTCATTCCGGATGTCATTCGAAAACTTTTCAACCGGCCACAGTCACTCCTTCGGAGGCACATACCTGGAAGTAAAGCCCGGTGAATTTTTGAAGTATACCGATAAGTTTGACGATCCGAACCTCCCGGGAGAAATGATCACTTCGGTGTCGCTCCGGAAAACTATTGCCGGCACGGAAATAAAAATTGTTCAAGAAGGAATTCCCGCCGTAATACCGGCAGAGATGTGCTATTTGGGCTGGCAGGAATCGCTGGAAAAGCTGGCCAAGCTGGTAGAGCCGGTGATCCCCGATGCTTAA
- a CDS encoding DUF2199 domain-containing protein yields the protein MTLVKKKRWGRTVYQCSCCGRTYDDVPLTFGSDRPDYYHSIPPDERTQRISLAESLCVVDAQHFFHRGRLTIPIIAHHQNLIFDVWTSISEDNFRTRNQLWNSPERMNEGPYFGWLQTTVPTYGNTINIKTVATENEVGLIPSIHVIEEEHPLAIAQQNGITFEKALQIAGSILAGEHP from the coding sequence TTGACACTGGTCAAAAAGAAAAGATGGGGGAGAACAGTCTATCAATGTTCTTGCTGTGGCCGAACGTACGATGACGTACCCCTTACATTTGGAAGCGACCGTCCAGACTACTATCATTCCATTCCGCCCGATGAAAGAACGCAAAGAATCAGTCTGGCCGAAAGTCTTTGCGTTGTGGACGCACAGCACTTCTTTCACCGTGGAAGACTCACGATTCCCATCATAGCTCACCACCAGAATTTGATCTTCGACGTCTGGACATCTATCAGCGAAGACAATTTCCGGACGCGAAATCAACTTTGGAACAGCCCAGAACGCATGAATGAAGGGCCGTATTTTGGATGGCTGCAAACAACCGTACCCACCTATGGCAACACAATTAATATAAAGACTGTTGCCACAGAGAATGAAGTAGGTCTCATTCCCTCTATACATGTAATCGAAGAAGAACACCCTCTCGCCATCGCCCAGCAAAACGGGATCACTTTCGAGAAAGCCCTCCAAATTGCCGGCAGCATTCTGGCTGGTGAGCATCCCTGA
- a CDS encoding bifunctional riboflavin kinase/FAD synthetase, with product MKIYHGIDDFVRLNYAVVTSGTFDGVHVGHQKILSRLRETAGKNGGETVVITFWPHPRLVLHPEHTSLKLLNTFEEKAALLKAQGIHHLVRIPFTKEFSQLSSEEFITQIIVNTIGTRKLVIGHDHHFGKNREGSFEQLLADGPKYGFAVEEIPRQDIDHVGVSSTKIRQALEDGDIDTATHFLGNFYSLTGRVVMGDKLGRLLGYPTANIEVDTAYKLIPADGIYAVTVDHANKRYKGMLYIGNRPTVNGVKRNIEVNIFDFAQDIYGESLTVHFHKLIRGDIKFNDLEALKEQLHLDKIAAMKILG from the coding sequence ATGAAGATCTATCACGGTATCGATGATTTTGTGCGGCTGAACTATGCGGTGGTGACCAGCGGGACGTTCGACGGCGTGCACGTGGGCCATCAGAAGATCTTGTCGCGGCTGCGCGAAACAGCAGGGAAAAACGGGGGCGAAACGGTGGTGATCACCTTCTGGCCCCACCCACGGTTGGTGTTGCACCCGGAACATACGTCGCTGAAATTGTTGAACACCTTCGAGGAAAAGGCAGCCCTGTTGAAGGCCCAGGGGATCCATCACCTGGTTCGGATACCGTTCACGAAAGAGTTTTCGCAGTTGTCGTCGGAGGAGTTTATTACCCAAATTATTGTGAACACGATCGGCACCCGGAAGCTGGTGATCGGCCACGACCATCACTTTGGAAAGAACCGCGAAGGCAGCTTCGAGCAACTGCTGGCCGACGGTCCGAAGTATGGCTTTGCCGTGGAAGAGATCCCGCGGCAGGACATCGATCATGTGGGGGTGAGCTCGACCAAGATCCGGCAAGCGCTGGAGGATGGCGACATCGACACGGCTACCCACTTCCTGGGCAACTTCTACAGCCTGACCGGTCGCGTGGTGATGGGCGACAAACTGGGTCGCTTGCTGGGCTACCCCACGGCCAACATTGAAGTGGACACCGCCTACAAACTGATCCCCGCCGATGGCATCTACGCCGTGACGGTGGACCATGCCAACAAACGCTACAAGGGCATGCTCTACATCGGCAACCGACCGACCGTGAACGGTGTGAAACGCAACATCGAAGTGAATATCTTCGACTTTGCCCAGGACATTTACGGCGAATCGCTCACCGTCCACTTTCACAAGCTGATCCGCGGCGACATCAAGTTCAACGACCTGGAAGCCTTGAAGGAACAGCTCCACTTAGATAAGATCGCGGCAATGAAGATATTAGGCTAG
- a CDS encoding helix-turn-helix domain-containing protein has protein sequence MTTDQTPKAHLGRNVRHFRLENNLSQEAFADLLGAPWSQKKVSQLENKADIEADVLEEIARVLNVSSEVIKEYSEAPVVNNIQNNYEGSNNQATVSNQQGPNYGCTFNPLDKLIEAHEEIKKLHAALLKEKDDKIVLLNRMLQEKR, from the coding sequence ATGACAACCGACCAAACACCCAAAGCCCACCTGGGCCGCAACGTTCGCCACTTCCGCCTGGAAAATAACCTCAGTCAAGAAGCGTTTGCCGATCTGCTCGGCGCGCCGTGGTCGCAGAAGAAAGTGTCTCAACTTGAAAACAAAGCTGACATAGAAGCTGACGTGCTGGAAGAAATAGCCAGGGTATTGAATGTCTCTTCAGAGGTGATTAAAGAGTATAGTGAGGCGCCGGTGGTGAATAATATTCAGAACAATTATGAGGGGTCGAATAATCAGGCGACGGTGAGCAATCAGCAAGGGCCTAACTATGGTTGTACTTTCAATCCGTTGGATAAATTGATCGAAGCACATGAGGAGATAAAGAAATTACATGCTGCGTTGTTGAAAGAGAAAGACGATAAGATTGTGTTGTTGAATAGAATGTTGCAGGAGAAGCGATAA
- a CDS encoding N-6 DNA methylase: MEEMAQERINRLVTLAGKSFFGHAHSREQLHQVMAVLLLKHASDRWNKTHKMLREKLGDDDAAIDQRMKRLRFPLLWENRIEHLFDHRNHPGFVARIDNAFSDMVSGSRGVLDEVFKEINFNAPALGQRNRKLKTLIADIANPMLDLSDDFRLGEAVSCLLESFFNGLPTVGEHYTQRKVSMLLARLLDPQEGMQICDPFMGTGSTLIETAKHVRGPNGMRSRNVSLYGQDNNREAWTTAKLNFLLHHWDDVHLGVGDIFNNPLHLEHGGLMRFDIVVGAPPMEAEGPTAEEARRDPYQRFLRGCPPKGRGDFAYILHAVETLGPGGRAGLVVPQGVLFRGQREGVIRRSLIEENLIDAVIALPQHQVYGMGVPAAIIIFNKARKTKSVVFIDASKKQTIGRKAMRWSDEDIDRIVSIYRKRESVAKYAYVSSQAQIRNNQFNLSVSRYVGSDRGDELSTAIILNEDDILKLESELGQVRNDIRIELRNLLGSDGDDILSIVNEPLPPYVREIGLVMIWKNGQLGILMVDVASFFDRRNDEQTRVPQKISYLRKSNKNRQPFKKAARSKKPKEVLQEEATMI, translated from the coding sequence ATGGAAGAAATGGCTCAGGAACGTATCAACAGGTTGGTGACCCTCGCGGGGAAATCATTTTTCGGCCACGCCCATTCGCGCGAGCAACTTCACCAGGTTATGGCCGTGTTGCTGCTAAAGCACGCCAGTGATCGTTGGAATAAGACGCACAAGATGCTTCGCGAAAAACTTGGCGACGATGATGCAGCGATCGATCAACGAATGAAACGTCTCCGGTTTCCGCTGTTGTGGGAGAATAGGATCGAGCACTTGTTTGATCACCGAAATCATCCCGGATTTGTGGCAAGGATCGACAACGCATTTTCTGACATGGTGAGCGGGAGCCGTGGCGTGTTGGATGAGGTTTTCAAGGAGATCAATTTTAATGCGCCGGCATTGGGACAGCGAAACCGGAAGTTGAAAACGCTGATCGCCGATATTGCCAACCCAATGCTCGATCTGAGCGATGATTTTCGCCTTGGGGAGGCCGTTTCGTGTCTTCTGGAAAGTTTTTTTAACGGGTTGCCTACAGTTGGCGAGCACTACACGCAGCGCAAGGTTTCGATGTTGCTGGCCAGGTTGTTGGACCCGCAGGAAGGCATGCAGATCTGTGATCCGTTTATGGGCACAGGATCGACGTTGATCGAAACAGCCAAACACGTGCGCGGCCCCAATGGAATGCGTTCAAGGAATGTTTCACTCTACGGCCAGGACAATAACCGGGAGGCCTGGACCACAGCGAAGCTCAATTTTCTTCTTCACCATTGGGATGATGTGCACCTGGGAGTGGGGGATATTTTTAATAACCCCCTTCACCTTGAGCATGGTGGGTTGATGCGTTTTGACATCGTTGTCGGGGCGCCACCCATGGAGGCGGAAGGGCCGACGGCTGAAGAGGCGAGACGCGATCCCTATCAGCGGTTTTTGAGGGGCTGTCCGCCAAAGGGCAGGGGAGATTTTGCATACATTCTGCATGCTGTCGAGACGCTTGGGCCGGGGGGAAGAGCGGGGCTTGTTGTTCCGCAAGGCGTGCTGTTCAGAGGCCAGCGGGAAGGGGTGATCCGGCGATCGCTAATCGAAGAGAACCTCATCGATGCCGTGATTGCTTTGCCGCAGCATCAGGTCTATGGCATGGGAGTTCCCGCCGCTATTATAATTTTCAATAAAGCGCGTAAAACAAAAAGCGTCGTGTTCATCGATGCGAGCAAGAAACAAACCATCGGCAGGAAAGCTATGAGATGGAGTGACGAAGACATTGACCGGATCGTTTCCATCTACCGCAAGCGGGAGAGCGTTGCAAAATATGCCTATGTGTCGTCGCAGGCTCAGATCCGGAATAATCAATTCAACCTAAGCGTTTCCCGTTACGTCGGTAGCGATAGAGGTGATGAGTTGTCGACAGCTATTATTTTGAATGAAGACGACATCCTGAAATTGGAGTCCGAATTGGGGCAAGTCAGGAACGACATTCGGATAGAGCTGCGCAACCTGCTGGGCAGCGATGGAGACGACATTCTATCGATCGTGAATGAACCCCTACCGCCATACGTACGCGAAATAGGTCTGGTAATGATATGGAAGAACGGGCAACTTGGAATTTTGATGGTGGATGTGGCCTCATTCTTCGACCGGAGAAACGATGAACAGACACGAGTGCCTCAGAAAATCTCCTACCTCAGGAAAAGCAACAAGAACAGGCAGCCCTTTAAAAAGGCTGCACGCTCAAAAAAGCCGAAGGAGGTTCTACAGGAAGAAGCAACAATGATTTAG
- a CDS encoding dihydrofolate reductase family protein, which produces MSKVKVTAFSVSLDGYGAGLDQSKENPLGRRGEELHEWIFPTRMFQKMYGEEEGTKGVDNDFAERSFDNLGAWIMGRNMFGPIRGPWQDDEWKGWWGKNPPYHVPVYVLTNHARPSIHMEGGTVFHFVTGGIESALEAAMKSANGKDIRIGGGTSTIHQFLQAGYIDEMHLAFAPVFLGAGEHFFAGIDLPRLGFTETKAVYGERATHVILKKA; this is translated from the coding sequence ATGAGCAAAGTTAAAGTAACAGCATTTTCAGTTTCACTGGATGGTTATGGAGCTGGACTTGATCAAAGCAAGGAGAACCCTTTAGGTAGGAGAGGCGAAGAACTTCATGAGTGGATCTTCCCAACCCGGATGTTTCAGAAAATGTATGGAGAAGAAGAAGGAACGAAAGGAGTGGATAATGACTTTGCGGAAAGATCATTTGACAACCTCGGTGCGTGGATCATGGGACGCAACATGTTCGGGCCCATTCGCGGACCCTGGCAGGATGATGAATGGAAAGGTTGGTGGGGCAAAAATCCTCCCTATCATGTTCCGGTATATGTTTTAACAAATCATGCCAGACCATCCATCCACATGGAGGGAGGAACGGTATTTCACTTTGTTACCGGCGGTATCGAATCCGCGCTTGAAGCAGCCATGAAATCCGCCAACGGAAAAGATATACGCATCGGTGGAGGAACATCAACCATTCATCAATTCTTGCAAGCCGGTTATATCGATGAAATGCATCTTGCTTTTGCGCCTGTATTTCTCGGCGCCGGAGAACACTTCTTTGCGGGAATTGACTTGCCGCGGCTGGGATTCACGGAAACAAAAGCCGTGTATGGCGAGCGGGCAACCCATGTGATTTTAAAGAAAGCATGA
- a CDS encoding restriction endonuclease subunit S, which yields MVTKKNIKTVVFNIFSGYSFRKRVTAEPGGDLRVIQMKDLSNRYTAIKTDTLTPVLSRKISPNSFLQPGDILFIAKGAHNYAIVFELNLPKAIASSAFFVLRPDPEKIVPAYLAWYLNQSTVQRFFLNNASGAYMPNVAKTTLERVTVIIPSEDIQRKIVSIDKLVKKEELLLKRIMQKKHRVVTQALMKIVETK from the coding sequence ATGGTCACGAAAAAGAACATCAAAACCGTGGTCTTCAATATTTTCTCGGGATACTCTTTTCGGAAAAGGGTGACGGCCGAGCCGGGTGGCGACCTGCGGGTCATCCAAATGAAAGATCTTTCCAATCGCTACACGGCCATCAAGACCGACACGCTCACCCCTGTGCTTTCCCGAAAGATCAGTCCCAATTCCTTTCTTCAACCGGGCGATATTCTTTTCATTGCGAAAGGTGCGCATAACTATGCCATTGTGTTTGAACTGAACCTCCCGAAAGCAATCGCTTCGTCTGCATTTTTTGTATTGCGACCCGATCCTGAAAAAATTGTGCCGGCGTACCTGGCTTGGTATCTTAACCAATCTACCGTCCAGCGATTTTTTTTGAACAATGCTTCGGGGGCTTATATGCCTAACGTCGCAAAGACAACCCTGGAGCGGGTCACGGTGATCATCCCTTCGGAAGATATTCAGCGCAAAATTGTGAGCATCGATAAATTGGTGAAAAAAGAAGAACTTCTTTTGAAGCGAATCATGCAGAAGAAGCATCGCGTCGTTACCCAGGCACTGATGAAAATTGTTGAAACAAAATAA